DNA from Patescibacteria group bacterium:
ACAGTGATGATTGCCCCTGTCGCAATGAGCGCGGCGATCGCGACGGCAATTTTTTCTCCGCGCGTCATGACCATTCCGGCGTAGCGGAGCTGACGAAAAGTCGGCACGCGCCGTTTACGCAAATTTAAAACAAGTTTCCGGTCAAGTTCAGCCGTACCCGCGCCCGGAAGAGAAATATTTTTTCTCATTTTAAATTTTTTGATGAGGCGGCCGAAAAACCTAAACGGAGCGCGAATCGCGCCCCCGAGCCGTCCCACAAGAGATTTTGGCACAATCCTATTCCTATTTAAGTATGGTGGGGAGAATAATATTCAGCAATCCCACGAGAAAGAAAAGCACGCCAAAGACGATGCTTATTGTGAATAGAGTTTTTTCAATGCCGCGCTTGGTGCGATAGACGTTGCTGTCGCCGCCAAATGCGCTGCCCAGGCCCGTACCGCGAGCCTGAAGTAGAATAGTTGTTACGAGGATAATCGAGATAACAATCTCTACGATTCCGATGATTTTTTCCATAAATATAGCTAAATATTGATACAGAGATTATAGCAAAAAATGCTCGGTAAGTCAAGGCTTGGCCTTGCCCCGGATTATTTTTGCGAGGGCTCGTACACTCGCGCCGCTTACCTTCATCTTTTTTTTCTTGCGCGCCTCGCGCCGTTCGGCCCGGGTTTGCAATTCTGCTTTGTTCATACCTATATAAAATGTTATAATAATAACGAAGTTTTGTATAGCTTATGGCAATCGATCCGCTTAAACCGTATGGGCTCGAAGAGCCCGAGCGTCCGTTTGTTCGGCCGTGGTACACCCACTGGTGGGGAGTCTTTTTGATTATCATCTTTACAGTCATTATCGCCGGCGGCAGCCTTTTCGGCTGGCGCGTCTGGTCATATTACAACAAATTAAAAACCGGGGAGCTTGCCTCTGCGGTTTTTCAGTTTCCCGACAGCTTCACTGCGTATACAACCGATGAGGGTCAGCAGGTCGTTATTCCGTTTTTTGACGTCATTACCCAGGATGATCCGCAAACCGGTCCGATCGACGCGGCTATCACCATTGTTGAATTCGCGGATTTTAAATGTCAGTTCTGTGCCGAGTCGGCGCTCGCGGTGCGCGGCATTGCCGTTAAGTATCCAAATGATATCAGATATATTTTTCGAGATTTTCCGGTTGAGGAACTTCATGCTGGCGCGACCGCGATTCATATCGCCGGCGAGTGCGCCAAGGATCAGGGGAAATTCTGGGCGTTTCATGACAAAATTTTTCAGAATCAGGATGTCGTGACCACGGACAATATTAAGGCCTATGCCGCCCAGGTTGGCGTGGATATTGCCGAATTCGACCGCTGTTTGGCGTCAAAGAAGTATGATGGTGAAGTGGCGCGCGACATTGAAGATGCCCGTTCGGCTGGGGTTT
Protein-coding regions in this window:
- a CDS encoding thioredoxin domain-containing protein, whose protein sequence is MAIDPLKPYGLEEPERPFVRPWYTHWWGVFLIIIFTVIIAGGSLFGWRVWSYYNKLKTGELASAVFQFPDSFTAYTTDEGQQVVIPFFDVITQDDPQTGPIDAAITIVEFADFKCQFCAESALAVRGIAVKYPNDIRYIFRDFPVEELHAGATAIHIAGECAKDQGKFWAFHDKIFQNQDVVTTDNIKAYAAQVGVDIAEFDRCLASKKYDGEVARDIEDARSAGVYGTPTFFINGRKIEGSIPADLLDQLVQGVLAAQK
- the secG gene encoding preprotein translocase subunit SecG, coding for MEKIIGIVEIVISIILVTTILLQARGTGLGSAFGGDSNVYRTKRGIEKTLFTISIVFGVLFFLVGLLNIILPTILK